In the genome of Sphingomonas naphthae, one region contains:
- the ybeY gene encoding rRNA maturation RNase YbeY: protein MIAAEVSVEDGWPDTDWESLSAKAIRAALAVSPYGWIADRAFTSEISVRLTSDEEVRVLNRDYRHKDKPTNVLSFPMVQKDLLDALANSDDGEVLLGDIVLAAGVTAAEAADKGVDVATHATHLIVHGTLHLLGFDHEEGEAEAEAMEEMERQALASLGLDNPYVVRED, encoded by the coding sequence ATGATCGCAGCCGAGGTTTCCGTCGAGGACGGGTGGCCGGATACGGATTGGGAATCGCTTTCGGCGAAGGCGATTCGCGCCGCGCTGGCGGTCAGCCCCTATGGCTGGATCGCCGATCGCGCCTTCACCTCGGAAATCTCGGTCCGCCTCACCTCCGACGAGGAAGTGCGGGTGCTCAACCGCGACTATCGCCACAAGGACAAGCCGACCAACGTGCTGTCCTTCCCGATGGTGCAGAAGGATCTGCTCGACGCGCTGGCCAATTCGGACGACGGCGAGGTGCTGCTGGGCGATATCGTGCTGGCGGCCGGCGTCACCGCCGCCGAGGCGGCCGACAAGGGCGTCGACGTCGCGACCCACGCCACGCACCTCATTGTCCACGGCACGCTCCACCTGCTCGGCTTCGATCATGAGGAGGGCGAGGCGGAGGCCGAGGCGATGGAGGAGATGGAGCGACAGGCGCTCGCCTCGCTCGGGCTGGACAACCCCTATGTCGTCCGCGAAGACTGA
- a CDS encoding phosphatase PAP2 family protein: MTRPAKRSKPRKATETVEVAASEKAAPLRRTWFVRATGQLSELADQPPLITICAVTALAGIAFGNRRLASAGARMLTAELIATAAKDAIKARVDRTRPRVVADGGRYRSGKGGTKDSAHSSFPSGHTAGAVAVARAVAREYPAAATPAYAVASGVAAIQVPRSQHYPSDLAVGALIGVAAEAVAYGAERLLARRWPAREVEAPLLLLPAPTGT; encoded by the coding sequence ATGACCAGGCCCGCCAAGCGCAGCAAGCCCCGTAAAGCCACCGAGACAGTCGAGGTCGCGGCGAGCGAGAAGGCCGCCCCGCTGCGCCGGACATGGTTCGTCCGCGCGACGGGCCAGCTGAGCGAGCTGGCCGACCAGCCGCCGCTCATCACGATCTGCGCCGTCACCGCGCTCGCCGGCATCGCGTTCGGCAACCGCCGCCTCGCCAGCGCCGGCGCGCGGATGCTCACCGCCGAGCTAATCGCCACCGCCGCCAAGGATGCGATCAAGGCGCGGGTCGATCGCACCCGGCCGAGGGTCGTGGCCGATGGCGGCCGCTACCGGAGCGGCAAGGGTGGCACCAAGGACAGCGCGCACAGCAGCTTTCCCTCCGGCCACACCGCCGGCGCCGTCGCGGTCGCCCGCGCCGTGGCCCGTGAATATCCGGCCGCCGCAACCCCGGCCTATGCCGTGGCGTCGGGCGTCGCCGCGATCCAGGTGCCGCGGTCGCAGCATTATCCCAGCGATCTGGCGGTCGGCGCGCTTATCGGCGTGGCGGCCGAGGCGGTGGCCTATGGCGCGGAGCGGCTGCTCGCGCGCCGGTGGCCGGCGCGCGAGGTGGAGGCGCCGTTGCTGCTGTTGCCGGCGCCCACCGGCACATGA
- a CDS encoding DMT family transporter, giving the protein MAAPDPITRGIALRIFAAGTYSLMTGLLKFASTDHVAAIEMLFYRATCGLPVVMIWVMANGGLRAIRTERPWAHLTRCTLGIISISLTFQSLILLPLADATTIGFTSPIFATILSWLVLREPVGRHRWLAVILGFIGVAIVMRPGATSHAVPLLGVAVALMAALGQASVTITLRQIGGTEHVAAIVFWFFISSIVVAGLFMPFFASWHTPATYLLLAGAGVCGGLMQLALTASLQSAPVSVIAPFDYLQIVGATIFGWLVLGSPPTINTLGGAALIAGSGLYTAWREHRRRRDPHVPPTQSVA; this is encoded by the coding sequence ATGGCCGCACCCGACCCTATCACGCGCGGGATCGCGCTCAGGATCTTCGCGGCCGGCACCTATTCGCTGATGACCGGACTGCTGAAGTTCGCCTCGACCGATCATGTCGCCGCGATCGAGATGCTGTTCTACCGCGCCACCTGCGGCCTGCCCGTCGTCATGATCTGGGTGATGGCCAATGGCGGGCTACGCGCGATCCGCACCGAGCGGCCGTGGGCGCACCTGACGCGCTGCACGCTGGGCATCATCTCCATCTCGCTCACCTTCCAGAGCCTGATCCTGCTGCCGCTGGCCGATGCGACGACGATCGGCTTCACCTCGCCGATCTTCGCCACGATCCTGTCGTGGCTGGTGCTGCGCGAGCCGGTCGGCCGGCATCGCTGGCTGGCGGTGATCCTGGGCTTCATCGGCGTCGCGATCGTGATGCGGCCGGGGGCGACCAGCCATGCCGTGCCGCTGCTGGGCGTGGCCGTCGCGCTGATGGCGGCGCTCGGGCAGGCGAGCGTGACGATCACGCTGCGCCAGATCGGCGGGACCGAGCATGTCGCCGCGATCGTCTTCTGGTTCTTCATCTCGTCGATCGTCGTCGCCGGCCTGTTCATGCCCTTCTTCGCGTCGTGGCATACGCCGGCCACCTATCTGCTGCTGGCGGGGGCGGGGGTCTGCGGCGGGCTGATGCAGCTCGCGCTGACCGCTTCGCTCCAGTCGGCCCCCGTGTCGGTGATCGCGCCGTTCGATTATCTCCAGATCGTCGGCGCGACGATCTTCGGATGGCTCGTGCTGGGCAGCCCGCCGACGATCAACACGCTGGGCGGCGCGGCGCTCATCGCGGGCTCGGGCCTCTACACCGCCTGGCGCGAGCATCGCCGCCGCCGCGATCCGCACGTGCCGCCCACCCAGAGCGTCGCGTGA
- a CDS encoding FAD-dependent oxidoreductase, which yields MTTLASRQHQMFPVLDAAQVATARRFASGPERHFAAHESVYAIGDRGAPAWLVLAGSIHVVRRDGLNQEAPVTTHGVGQFTGEVNQLAGRASIAAGHAGDAGCTALPFDAAHLRALMVGSADVGEVVMRALILRRVGLIEEGGAGTILIGEPESPDIVRLQGFLTRAGYPNQMLDAATDAEGKALVERIGVLPEELPLAVCPNGTLLKRPSNAEMAACLGMTPMLDPDAVYDVAIVGAGPAGLAAAVYAASEGLSAIVLDERAIGGQAGASSRIENYLGFPTGISGQALAGRAFNQALKFGAEIAVPLEVARLDCTDDGPGLLLTDDSRLRARSIVIASGARYRRPDIADLATFEGAGVSYWASPIEARLCAGEEVALVGGGNSAGQAVVFLAPQVKRLHLIVRRPLADTMSRYLIDRIAALPNVEIHVGSEIAGLEGDRTTGLAAATFRNRADGSVKRCDLRHLFLFIGADPNAAWLDGCVETDAKGFVVTGRRDLPLETDQPGVFAIGDVRAGSTKRVAAAVGEGAAVVAQIHAFLAAPATAEGVTP from the coding sequence ATGACGACACTCGCCTCGCGGCAGCATCAGATGTTTCCCGTGCTCGATGCGGCGCAGGTGGCTACCGCGCGGCGCTTCGCCAGCGGGCCGGAACGGCACTTCGCCGCGCACGAGAGCGTCTATGCCATCGGCGATCGCGGCGCGCCGGCGTGGCTGGTGCTGGCGGGCAGCATCCATGTCGTTCGCCGCGACGGGCTCAATCAGGAGGCGCCGGTCACCACCCACGGCGTCGGCCAGTTCACCGGGGAGGTGAACCAGCTCGCCGGTCGCGCCTCGATCGCCGCCGGCCATGCGGGCGACGCGGGCTGCACCGCCCTTCCCTTCGACGCGGCGCATCTGCGCGCGCTGATGGTCGGCTCGGCCGATGTCGGCGAGGTGGTGATGCGCGCCCTGATCCTGCGCCGGGTCGGGCTGATCGAGGAGGGCGGCGCGGGCACCATCCTGATCGGCGAGCCCGAGAGCCCCGATATCGTCCGCCTCCAGGGTTTCCTCACCCGCGCCGGCTACCCCAACCAGATGCTCGACGCCGCGACCGACGCCGAGGGCAAGGCGCTGGTCGAGCGGATCGGCGTGCTACCCGAGGAGCTGCCGCTGGCCGTATGCCCCAACGGCACGTTGCTGAAACGGCCGAGCAACGCGGAGATGGCGGCCTGCCTGGGCATGACGCCCATGCTCGATCCCGACGCCGTCTATGATGTCGCGATCGTCGGCGCGGGGCCGGCGGGGCTCGCCGCCGCCGTCTATGCCGCCTCCGAAGGGCTGTCGGCGATCGTCCTCGACGAGCGCGCCATCGGCGGGCAGGCGGGCGCCTCCTCGCGGATCGAGAATTACCTCGGCTTCCCGACCGGCATATCGGGGCAGGCCCTGGCCGGCCGCGCCTTCAATCAGGCTCTTAAATTCGGTGCCGAGATCGCCGTGCCGCTCGAAGTGGCGCGGCTCGATTGCACCGATGATGGCCCCGGCCTGCTGCTTACCGACGACAGCCGGTTGCGCGCGCGATCGATCGTGATCGCCTCGGGCGCGCGCTATCGCCGCCCCGACATCGCCGATCTCGCCACCTTCGAGGGCGCGGGCGTGTCCTACTGGGCCTCGCCGATCGAGGCGCGGCTGTGCGCCGGCGAGGAGGTGGCGCTGGTCGGCGGCGGCAATTCGGCGGGGCAGGCGGTCGTGTTCCTGGCCCCGCAGGTGAAGCGCCTCCACCTGATCGTCCGCCGCCCGCTGGCCGATACCATGTCGCGCTACCTGATCGATCGCATCGCCGCTCTGCCCAACGTCGAGATCCATGTCGGCAGCGAGATTGCGGGACTGGAGGGCGACCGCACCACGGGCCTCGCCGCCGCCACCTTCCGCAACCGTGCCGACGGATCGGTCAAGCGGTGCGATCTGCGCCACCTGTTCCTGTTCATCGGCGCCGATCCCAACGCCGCCTGGCTCGACGGCTGCGTCGAGACCGACGCCAAGGGCTTCGTCGTCACCGGCCGGCGCGATCTGCCGCTCGAGACCGACCAGCCGGGCGTGTTCGCCATCGGCGACGTGCGGGCCGGCTCCACCAAGCGGGTCGCCGCCGCCGTTGGCGAGGGGGCGGCCGTCGTGGCGCAAATCCACGCGTTCCTCGCCGCGCCGGCCACTGCCGAGGGCGTAACGCCCTGA
- a CDS encoding JAB domain-containing protein has protein sequence MHGDDAAVIASLLIDRLRTLSAVLVAHPTTLDAILPGDQRATIALIGATRDAMLHTLRREILDAPVLATGNALVNYLHAAMAAESREQLRVLFVDGSVRLVHEEVFGQGSISAAPIEMRAIFRRALELEATGLILAHNHPSGDPTPSQEDIRATAILAEAARSLDISVHDHVIIARSGWISLRQLGYL, from the coding sequence ATGCACGGCGACGACGCCGCCGTCATCGCCAGCCTCCTGATCGATCGGCTCCGCACGCTCTCCGCCGTGCTGGTCGCGCACCCCACCACGCTGGACGCGATCCTGCCCGGCGACCAGCGGGCGACGATCGCGCTGATCGGCGCCACGCGCGACGCGATGCTCCACACGCTGCGCCGAGAGATCCTCGACGCGCCGGTGCTCGCCACCGGCAACGCGCTGGTCAACTATCTCCACGCCGCGATGGCCGCCGAATCGCGCGAGCAGCTGCGCGTGCTGTTCGTCGACGGCAGCGTCCGCCTGGTGCACGAGGAGGTGTTCGGGCAAGGCTCGATCAGCGCCGCGCCGATCGAGATGCGCGCCATCTTCCGCCGCGCGCTGGAGCTGGAGGCGACCGGCCTGATCCTCGCCCACAACCATCCCTCCGGTGACCCCACCCCCAGTCAGGAGGATATCCGCGCCACCGCCATTCTGGCCGAGGCCGCCCGATCGCTCGACATATCGGTCCACGATCATGTCATCATCGCGCGTTCCGGATGGATCAGCCTGCGCCAGCTGGGGTATCTATGA
- a CDS encoding glycosyltransferase family 2 protein encodes MSEATGDTLPVTVLVPTFNRAIYLTEALESLLGQRPPPAQVIVIDDGSEDETAGIVRGFGDAVTYIHQPNSGKATALNNGLAAATQPYVWIFDDDDIAAEGTLARLHDALAADPDAGFSYGICDKFRGPWPCANRERTFAYTAEERSALYVRLMEDFFLWQGAMLVRRDCYATVGPFDVRLARSQDYEMALRLGRRFRGVGVPIVAFHQRHHEGLRGPSSARIPAADMEKAWRKYNHIIFRELHASHDLPEFCIEGDLTGGGRPALTALIQRGSIMARKGIWDLAATDFAEAAKLAHGLAITTLNEQEKAALRRIFQRGARSVFTGEAEGRPFFAAIAAFDRPLRAAIEGNLLLPLSFRLRRVKDTQEPRTELRQLWIAGRRLLRPGALSHYLDARRTDRGMYKVMPLAVA; translated from the coding sequence ATGAGCGAAGCGACGGGCGACACGCTGCCGGTGACGGTGCTCGTGCCCACCTTCAACCGCGCCATCTATCTGACCGAGGCGCTCGAATCCCTGCTCGGCCAGCGCCCGCCGCCGGCACAAGTGATCGTGATCGACGACGGATCGGAGGACGAGACCGCCGGCATCGTGCGCGGCTTCGGCGATGCCGTCACCTACATCCACCAGCCCAACAGCGGCAAGGCGACCGCGCTCAACAACGGCCTCGCCGCCGCGACCCAGCCCTATGTCTGGATCTTCGACGACGACGATATCGCCGCCGAGGGCACGCTCGCCCGGCTGCACGACGCGCTGGCGGCCGACCCGGACGCGGGCTTCTCCTACGGCATCTGCGACAAGTTTCGCGGCCCCTGGCCCTGCGCGAACCGCGAACGCACCTTCGCCTACACCGCCGAGGAACGGTCGGCGCTGTACGTGCGGCTGATGGAGGATTTCTTCCTGTGGCAGGGCGCGATGCTGGTGCGGCGCGACTGTTACGCCACGGTCGGCCCGTTCGACGTGCGGCTGGCGCGCTCGCAGGATTATGAGATGGCGCTGCGCCTCGGCCGGCGCTTCCGGGGGGTGGGCGTGCCGATCGTCGCCTTCCACCAGCGCCACCACGAAGGGCTGCGCGGCCCCAGCAGCGCGCGCATCCCCGCCGCCGACATGGAAAAAGCGTGGCGCAAATATAACCACATCATCTTCCGCGAACTCCACGCCTCGCACGACCTTCCCGAATTCTGCATCGAGGGCGACCTGACCGGCGGCGGGCGGCCGGCGCTGACCGCGTTGATCCAGCGCGGCAGCATCATGGCGCGCAAGGGCATCTGGGATCTGGCCGCCACCGATTTCGCTGAAGCCGCGAAACTCGCCCACGGCCTCGCCATCACCACGCTGAACGAACAGGAGAAAGCCGCCCTGCGGCGCATCTTCCAGCGCGGCGCCCGATCGGTGTTCACCGGCGAGGCGGAGGGCCGGCCCTTCTTCGCCGCCATCGCCGCCTTCGATCGCCCCCTGCGCGCCGCGATCGAGGGCAACCTCCTCCTCCCCCTCAGCTTCCGCCTGCGCCGGGTGAAGGACACGCAGGAGCCCAGGACCGAACTCCGCCAGCTCTGGATCGCCGGCCGCCGCCTGCTGCGCCCTGGCGCCCTCAGCCATTATCTCGATGCGCGCCGCACCGATCGGGGCATGTACAAGGTGATGCCGCTGGCGGTGGCCTGA
- a CDS encoding helix-turn-helix domain-containing protein, translating into MDHDRTSSLTDAQRDCLRLVASGLEAKEIARALEISSHAVIERLRAARRQLGVSTSREAARLMLQAEQGATYNPFVTMPIGVVPPSPERHAQPRHQFDHEGVEPLSVADRQQVRFEPDYLKRPVGARMMPFPTAERQWNDLTSAQRLGWVLAIAVGIALMLGGLTTGSVSIIEALSRLF; encoded by the coding sequence GTGGACCACGACCGCACCTCTTCCCTGACCGACGCGCAGCGCGATTGCCTGCGCCTCGTCGCGTCCGGCCTGGAGGCCAAGGAAATCGCCCGCGCGCTGGAGATTTCCTCTCACGCGGTGATCGAACGGCTGCGTGCCGCGCGCCGCCAGCTGGGTGTCAGCACCAGCCGCGAGGCGGCCCGCCTGATGCTCCAGGCGGAGCAGGGCGCCACCTACAATCCGTTTGTAACCATGCCGATTGGTGTTGTGCCACCAAGCCCCGAACGACACGCTCAGCCCCGTCATCAATTCGATCACGAGGGGGTTGAGCCTCTCAGCGTGGCGGATCGGCAGCAGGTTCGTTTCGAGCCCGATTATCTGAAGCGCCCGGTGGGCGCCCGGATGATGCCCTTCCCCACCGCCGAGCGGCAGTGGAACGATCTGACTTCGGCGCAGAGGTTGGGGTGGGTACTCGCCATCGCCGTCGGCATCGCCCTGATGCTCGGCGGCCTCACCACGGGCAGTGTTTCGATTATCGAGGCTTTGTCCCGACTCTTCTAG
- the infC gene encoding translation initiation factor IF-3, translating into MMRRPLGAPPIPMNGPRFNEFIQSQKVRVIDENGENLGVMYTREAMEQAREVGLDLVEVSPNADPPVAKFLDVGKFKYETQKKANLARKSQKTQEIKEIKMRPNIDDHDYDTKMKKVHEFIEEGDKVKVTLRFRGREMAHGQLGMLVLQRVQQDTLEVAKVEQHPRMEGRQMLMVLAPKG; encoded by the coding sequence ATGATGCGCCGCCCGCTTGGCGCTCCCCCGATTCCCATGAACGGCCCCCGCTTCAACGAATTCATCCAGAGCCAGAAGGTGCGGGTGATCGATGAGAATGGCGAGAACCTCGGCGTGATGTACACGCGCGAGGCGATGGAGCAGGCGCGCGAGGTCGGGCTGGATCTGGTCGAGGTCTCCCCCAACGCCGATCCGCCCGTCGCCAAGTTCCTGGATGTCGGCAAGTTCAAGTACGAGACCCAGAAGAAGGCCAACCTCGCCCGGAAGTCGCAGAAGACGCAGGAGATCAAGGAGATCAAGATGCGTCCGAATATCGACGACCATGACTACGACACCAAGATGAAGAAGGTGCACGAGTTCATCGAGGAGGGCGACAAGGTGAAGGTCACCCTGCGCTTCCGGGGTCGCGAAATGGCGCACGGCCAGCTCGGCATGCTCGTTCTCCAGCGCGTCCAGCAGGATACGCTGGAAGTGGCCAAGGTGGAGCAGCACCCGCGCATGGAAGGCCGCCAGATGCTGATGGTGCTGGCCCCCAAGGGATGA
- a CDS encoding lipopolysaccharide biosynthesis protein, whose amino-acid sequence MTPGHLDAPKDRLRQRVLHGTLATSLAQAVKFAVQLLSVVILSRMLDPASFGLFAMVMPIAAFVMMFQDMGLSNAVITSTTLSQGQASAMFWINLGLSLALALLFAAAAPLIGWFYDEPRLPMLALALAGTVLVSGLTTQHFALLNRGMRFAPIALIDALSAVTGLGVAVIVATYSRSAWALVASVVASMSVSLIGGWLATGWRPGRPAPFAEVRDMVGLGGGLTSFTLTNFLARNMDKVLIGRVGGAVEVGLYDRAYKLLLFPLQQVNNPVGRVIVPALSRLRDEPHRYRSAYARVVRFMLLLTLPGVAFLIVYAPILIPTLLGGHWATAVPIFLWLGLAAIHQPMTATTGWLFISQQRGADFAKWGVVNAVTSIAAFAIGMPWGAVGVAAAYGLSDLFIRLPAVCWWVGRRGPVSTGDLIRIAAPFLLIVPAVMLALLFVRDQLAAGDVVRLIAGIALSYLFTILGLATLPQGRAILRDILSHIPGRRRAAPVMTEAAAGG is encoded by the coding sequence GTGACGCCTGGCCATCTCGACGCGCCGAAGGACCGCCTTCGGCAGCGGGTGCTGCATGGCACGCTGGCGACCTCGCTGGCGCAGGCGGTCAAGTTCGCCGTCCAGCTGCTGTCGGTCGTCATCCTATCGCGGATGCTCGATCCGGCCTCCTTCGGCCTGTTCGCGATGGTGATGCCGATCGCGGCCTTCGTGATGATGTTCCAGGATATGGGCCTGTCGAACGCGGTCATCACCTCGACGACGCTCAGCCAGGGACAGGCGAGCGCGATGTTCTGGATCAATCTCGGCCTGTCGCTCGCGCTGGCGCTGCTGTTCGCCGCCGCCGCGCCGCTGATCGGCTGGTTCTATGATGAGCCGCGCCTGCCCATGCTGGCGCTGGCGCTGGCCGGAACGGTGCTGGTATCGGGCCTCACCACCCAGCATTTCGCCCTGCTCAACCGGGGGATGCGCTTCGCGCCGATCGCGCTGATCGATGCGCTGTCGGCGGTGACGGGGCTCGGCGTGGCCGTGATCGTCGCCACCTACTCGCGCAGCGCCTGGGCGCTGGTCGCCTCGGTCGTCGCCAGCATGAGCGTGAGCCTGATCGGCGGATGGCTCGCGACCGGCTGGCGCCCCGGCCGCCCCGCGCCCTTCGCCGAGGTGCGCGACATGGTCGGCCTGGGCGGCGGGCTGACGAGCTTCACCCTCACCAATTTCCTCGCCCGCAATATGGACAAGGTGCTGATCGGCCGGGTCGGCGGCGCGGTCGAGGTCGGCCTCTACGATCGCGCCTACAAATTGCTGCTGTTCCCGCTGCAACAGGTGAACAATCCGGTCGGCCGGGTGATCGTGCCCGCTTTGTCGCGGCTGCGCGACGAGCCACACCGCTATCGATCGGCCTATGCGCGGGTGGTGCGCTTCATGCTGCTGCTGACCCTGCCGGGCGTCGCCTTCCTGATCGTCTACGCGCCGATCCTGATCCCCACCTTGCTGGGCGGCCATTGGGCGACGGCGGTGCCGATCTTCCTGTGGCTGGGCCTCGCCGCGATCCATCAGCCGATGACGGCGACGACCGGCTGGCTGTTCATCAGCCAGCAGCGCGGCGCCGATTTCGCGAAATGGGGCGTGGTCAACGCGGTCACCTCGATCGCAGCCTTCGCCATCGGCATGCCGTGGGGCGCGGTGGGCGTGGCCGCCGCTTATGGCCTCAGCGATCTCTTCATCCGCCTGCCGGCGGTATGCTGGTGGGTCGGGCGGCGCGGGCCGGTTTCGACGGGCGATCTGATCCGCATCGCCGCACCCTTCCTGTTGATCGTGCCGGCCGTGATGCTCGCCCTGCTGTTCGTGCGCGATCAGCTGGCGGCGGGCGATGTGGTGCGGCTGATCGCGGGCATCGCGCTCTCCTATCTCTTCACGATCCTCGGGCTCGCCACTTTGCCGCAGGGCCGGGCGATCCTGCGGGACATTCTTTCGCACATTCCGGGCCGCCGCCGTGCGGCACCGGTCATGACGGAGGCGGCGGCGGGGGGCTGA
- a CDS encoding hemolysin family protein — protein sequence MPDDSSKEPSEGGRLWAGLRGLLFGDDAEPTLRDQIAEAIDEHEGDAPSKNDLSATERQMLRNLLDFGERTVGDIGVPRADIVAVPETISFADLVARFAEAEHSRLPVYRVSLDEVIGMVHVKDVFRIIATDTPHPETIAGLIREPRYVPESMGVLELLAEMRATRTHLAIVLDEYSGTEGLVTIEDIVEEIVGDIEDEHDDEALALMVPLDDGLWDCDARAELEDVADVIDERLAEVEEDVDTLGGLATVLAGHVPQPGEIVAHPSGWQLEITEGDTKRVSRLRLHPPAEVEG from the coding sequence ATGCCGGACGATTCGAGTAAGGAGCCCAGCGAAGGCGGGCGATTGTGGGCGGGCCTGCGCGGCCTTCTTTTCGGAGACGATGCGGAGCCGACCCTCCGCGACCAGATCGCCGAGGCGATCGACGAGCATGAGGGCGACGCGCCCTCCAAGAACGACCTGTCCGCCACCGAGCGGCAGATGCTGCGCAATCTGCTCGATTTCGGCGAGCGCACGGTGGGCGACATCGGCGTGCCGCGCGCGGATATCGTCGCGGTGCCGGAAACGATCAGCTTCGCCGATCTCGTCGCCCGCTTCGCCGAGGCCGAGCATAGCCGCCTGCCCGTCTATCGGGTCAGCCTCGACGAAGTGATCGGCATGGTCCACGTCAAGGACGTGTTCCGCATCATCGCGACCGACACGCCCCACCCCGAAACGATCGCCGGCCTGATCCGCGAGCCGCGCTACGTCCCCGAATCGATGGGCGTGCTGGAATTGCTCGCCGAGATGCGCGCCACCCGCACCCATCTGGCGATCGTGCTGGACGAATATTCGGGCACCGAAGGCCTCGTCACGATCGAGGATATCGTCGAGGAGATCGTCGGCGATATCGAGGACGAGCATGACGACGAGGCGCTGGCCCTGATGGTCCCGCTCGACGACGGCCTGTGGGACTGCGACGCCCGCGCCGAACTGGAGGACGTCGCCGACGTCATCGACGAGCGGCTGGCCGAAGTGGAGGAAGACGTCGACACGCTCGGCGGCCTCGCCACCGTGCTGGCCGGCCATGTGCCCCAGCCGGGCGAGATCGTGGCGCATCCCAGCGGCTGGCAGTTGGAGATCACCGAGGGCGACACGAAGCGCGTATCGCGCCTGAGACTGCACCCGCCGGCCGAGGTGGAGGGGTAA
- a CDS encoding MFS transporter produces MSPALPGRQLGLMMLLVGSTAMGIAGTDLVLPAIPGLPALLGGDMARAQLVLASYTAGTALGLLAFGELGARHDQRRLLVGSLLVFSVVSLLCRLSTSLDMLIGLRFVQGMAGAAAAVFTPGIIRRVYGDDRAVRAIGILGSVEALAPALAPIAGLWLLHAFGWRASFDLLAVLSLGLAIAFAWRPLPAPPVDRGTGGYGRLLRDPTFLRYALSQACTLGALLVFVFGAPAVFASALGGDMGDFIAMQVTGVATFIVAANLSGAIAKRIGAEATILAGTACSALGGAGLLAYALAGGGDMMAIIAIYLLLNIGLGVRGPTGFHRAVVAAQGDDARGTALIVVAILLVAAAGTAAVAPFIASGLVPLAAGTGAIAIVALALLGLLPPLRD; encoded by the coding sequence GTGAGCCCTGCTCTGCCCGGCCGCCAGCTCGGGCTGATGATGCTGCTCGTCGGCTCCACCGCGATGGGCATCGCCGGCACCGATCTCGTCCTGCCCGCCATTCCCGGCCTGCCCGCGCTGCTCGGCGGGGACATGGCGCGGGCGCAGCTCGTGCTGGCCAGCTACACCGCCGGCACCGCGCTCGGCCTGCTGGCGTTCGGCGAGCTGGGCGCGCGCCACGATCAGCGGCGCCTGCTGGTCGGCTCGCTGCTGGTCTTTTCGGTCGTCTCGCTGCTGTGCCGCCTCTCGACCTCGCTCGACATGCTGATCGGCCTGCGCTTCGTGCAGGGCATGGCGGGCGCCGCGGCGGCGGTGTTCACCCCCGGCATCATCCGCCGCGTCTATGGCGACGATCGGGCGGTGCGCGCGATCGGTATCCTCGGCAGCGTCGAGGCGCTTGCCCCCGCGCTGGCGCCGATCGCCGGCCTGTGGCTGCTCCACGCCTTCGGCTGGCGCGCGTCGTTCGATCTGCTGGCGGTGCTCTCGCTCGGCCTTGCCATCGCCTTCGCGTGGCGCCCCCTGCCCGCCCCGCCGGTCGATCGCGGCACCGGCGGCTACGGCCGGCTGCTGCGCGACCCGACCTTCCTGCGTTACGCGCTCAGCCAGGCCTGTACGCTCGGCGCTTTGCTGGTGTTCGTGTTCGGCGCGCCCGCGGTGTTCGCCAGCGCGCTCGGCGGGGACATGGGCGACTTCATCGCGATGCAGGTCACGGGGGTCGCCACCTTCATCGTCGCCGCCAATCTCTCCGGCGCTATCGCCAAACGGATCGGGGCGGAGGCGACGATCCTGGCCGGCACCGCCTGTTCCGCGCTCGGTGGCGCGGGGCTGCTGGCCTATGCGCTGGCCGGCGGCGGGGACATGATGGCGATCATCGCCATCTACCTGCTGCTCAACATCGGCCTCGGCGTGCGCGGGCCGACCGGCTTCCACCGCGCCGTGGTGGCCGCCCAAGGCGATGACGCGCGCGGCACGGCGCTGATCGTCGTCGCCATCCTGCTCGTCGCGGCGGCCGGCACCGCCGCCGTCGCCCCGTTCATCGCGTCGGGACTCGTGCCGCTGGCGGCGGGCACCGGGGCGATCGCGATCGTCGCTCTGGCGCTCCTCGGGCTCCTTCCGCCGCTCCGCGACTGA